In Papaver somniferum cultivar HN1 chromosome 1, ASM357369v1, whole genome shotgun sequence, a genomic segment contains:
- the LOC113283022 gene encoding mechanosensitive ion channel protein 5-like, with protein sequence MERKEQQQYSERLRDDPSLKLIDQFLNLQRASGEVSLDMDLEMDELVNEHKNNSSLPPLPPKSTSTNSPIPQQPVRRRSSKGISIDHENYQQQSINLQPPQQIRNQNSESPQFGGGGGSTDEFARRASNDSFKRISNDSFKRNSNYSSKRNPTSFLRSKTVKSRLMDPPADTMKSGRVTAKSVQLRSGFIAGRKSSANDDDSDEDSFAEKYDDIPDKYKKSSKFFTPLVIFQWVVLILILSAFVCSLTIHSLSKMTPWALHLWKWEVILLVLICGRLLSGWGIRIVVFFVERNFILRKRVLYFVYGLRKAVQNCLWLGMVLITWSYLLDKKVAKDVIKDRTRIPFYVTKCLILLLVGTLLWLVKTLIVKVLASSFHVTTYFDRIQDSLFTQYVIETLSGPPVIEIQRNREEDEQVKVEVENLQKAGCTMPADLRATALPPTPIMKKSGSRRVIGSGRIIQNSSPKAKSGCTSKKLEEGITIDELHKLNQKNISAWKMKRLMNIIRHGVITTVDEHIDEDSCNEDESATTIRSESEAKSAATKIFNNVAKPCSKFIHLEDIMRFMRDEEAEKTMSQFEGAIETDKISKKSMKNWVVNAFRERRALALTLDDTKTAVKTLQTMVNVVVGILIGIIGLLILEIATTKFLVLISSQLLLVAFMFGNTCKMVFEAIIFLFVMHPFDVGDRCEVEDVQMVVEEMNILTTVFLRYDNQKIIYPNSVLSTKPISNLYRSPDMGDAIDFCVHVSTPVEKISTMKHRLTAFIESKREHWYPSPMIVVRDVDDLNRLKISVWLCHRINHQDMGERWIRRALVVEEMIKVLRELDMEYRMLPLDINVRNMPGFSSQRVPSNWNACNNY encoded by the exons ATGGAGAGAAAAGAACAGCAGCAATACTCAGAGAGATTGAGAGATGATCCATCATTAAAACTGATTGATCAGTTCTTAAATCTACAGAGAGCTTCTGGTGAAGTTTCATTAGATATGGATTTAGAGATGGATGAACTTGTTAATGAGCATAAAAACAACTCAAGtttaccaccactaccaccaaaaAGTACTTCAACAAATTCTCCTATTCCTCAGCAGCCTGTTAGAAGAAGAAGTAGTAAAGGAATATCTATTGATCATGAAAATTACCAACAGCAATCAATAAATTTACAGCCACCACAGCAAATTAGAAATCAGAATAGTGAGTCTCCTCAatttggaggaggaggaggaagtacTGATGAATTTGCAAGACGTGCTTCAAATGATTCTTTTAAGAGGATTTCAAATGATTCTTTTAAGAGGAACTCAAATTATTCATCTAAGAGGAACCCAACTAGTTTTTTGAGGTCTAAGACGGTGAAATCAAGATTAATGGATCCACCAGCAGATACAATGAAATCAGGGAGAGTAACAGCAAAATCAGTGCAACTAAGATCTGGGTTTATAGCAGGACGTAAATCATCAGCAAATGATGATGATAGTGATGAAGATTCTTTTGCTGAAAAATATGATGACATACCAGATAAGTACAAGAAATCCTCAAAGTTTTTTACTCCTTTAGTTATTTTTCAGTGGGTTGTTCTAATATTAATACTGAGTGCATTTGTTTGTTCACTTACTATTCATTCACTTAGTAAGATGACACCATGGGCACTTCATTTATGGAAATGGGAGGTAATACTACTTGTTTTGATTTGTGGGAGATTACTTTCTGGTTGGGGAATTAGAATCGTTGTTTTCTTTGTTGAGAGAAATTTCATTTTGAGGAAaagggttttgtattttgtttACGGGTTAAGAAAAGCAGTTCAGAACTGTCTATGGTTAGGCATGGTTTTAATAACTTGGAGTTACTTGTTAGATAAAAAAGTTGCCAAGGATGTGATTAAGGATAGAACCCGAATACCGTTTTACGTAACCAAGTGTTTGATCCTTTTGTTAGTGGGTACACTGTTATGGCTTGTGAAGACACTTATCGTTAAGGTTTTGGCTTCATCTTTTCATGTAACCACTTACTTTGATCGAATTCAAGATTCGTTGTTTACCCAGTATGTGATTGAGACATTATCCGGTCCGCCGGTGATTGAGATTCAGCGGAACagggaagaagatgaacaagtcAAGGTTGAAGTTGAGAATCTTCAGAAAGCAGGGTGTACTATGCCAGCTGATCTTAGGGCAACAGCTTTGCCGCCGACCCCAATTATGAAGAAGAGTGGGAGCCGCAGAGTGATTGGAAGTGGGAGGATAATTCAAAATAGTAGTCCTAAAGCTAAAAGTGGTTGCACAAGTAAGAAATTAGAGGAGGGTATTACCATTGATGAACTGCACAAACTGAATCAGAAAAATATATCAGCTTGGAAAATGAAGAGGTTGATGAATATAATTCGTCATGGTGTAATAACTACAGTCGATGAGCACATAGATGAGGACTCGTGTAATGAAGACGAGTCAGCAACGACAATCAGAAGCGAATCGGAAGCCAAGTCTGCAGCAACTAAGATATTCAACAATGTGGCTAAGCCCTGTTCCAA GTTTATCCACCTTGAAGATATAATGCGCTTCATGAGGGACGAGGAAGCCGAAAAGACTATGAGTCAATTTGAAGGAGCAATTGAAACAGATAAAATCAGCAAGAAATCGATGAAAAACTGGGTG GTTAATGCTTTCAGAGAGAGAAGAGCCCTTGCCTTGACTCTGGATGACACAAAAACAGCTGTAAAAACACTCCAAACTATGGTGAATGTTGTCGTGGGCATCCTGATAGGGATCATCGGGCTTctcatacttgagatagcaaccactAAGTTCCTTGTCCTTATCAGTTCTCAACTTCTTTTGGTGGCATTCATGTTTGGAAACACCTGCAAGATGGTATTTGAAGCTATTATCTTCTTATTCGTGATGCACCCTTTCGATGTTGGTGATAGGTGTGAAGTTGAAGATGTTCAG ATGGTTGTGGAAGAGATGAACATCCTTACTACCGTTTTTCTGAGATATGACAACCAAAAGATTATATACCCAAACAGTGTTCTATCCACCAAGCCGATCAGCAATTTATACCGAAGTCCAGATATGGGAGATGCAATCGATTTCTGTGTCCACGTCTCAACTCCAGTGGAAAAGATCTCTACCATGAAACACCGACTGACAGC ATTTATTGAAAGCAAAAGAGAACATTGGTACCCTTCACCAATGATTGTAGTGAGAGATGTGGACGATTTGAACAGGCTAAAAATCTCAGTGTGGCTGTGTCACCGAATCAACCATCAAGACATGGGGGAGAGGTGGATAAGAAGGGCTCTTGTTGTAGAAGAAATGATTAAAGTCCTCAGGGAACTAGACATGGAGTACCGAATGCTGCCTCTCGATATTAATGTCCGAAACATGCCTGGTTTTTCCTCGCAAAGGGTTCCCTCAAATTGGAATGCTTGCAACAACTACTAA
- the LOC113327583 gene encoding uncharacterized protein LOC113327583: MGVQKCINGLLLIYFLFMVIVTPLIDVGHILTWYATNKIGDATSSNKIPHFAVVFILFEHLLVWPLCIANFYGIFKAKSWVKKTCLIYGVGATTAMAAILSEIIRSSGASSALSSIYVPFLGFALISTLNGLVPHH; encoded by the exons ATGGGTGTTCAAAAATGCATAAATGGGTTGCTGTTGATTTATTTTCTATTCATGGTGATTGTGACTCCACTGATTGATGTAGGTCATATACTCACATGGTATGCTACTAACAAAATTGGCGATGCCACTTCGAGTAATAAGATACCTCATTTTGCCGTTGTTTTCATCTTGTTTGAACACCTCCTGGTGTGGCCTCTCTGTATTGCCAATTTCTATGGAATCTTCAAAGCTAAATCATGGGTGAAAAAGACTTGCTTGATCTATGGTGTCGGTGCTACTACAGCCATG GCTGCAATTCTTTCAGAAATTATCAGGTCTTCAGGGGCTTCGTCTGCACTATCCAGCATTTATGTACCTTTCCTGGGTTTTGCTCTAATTTCAACCCTTAATGGTCTAGTTCCGCACCATTAA
- the LOC113283031 gene encoding 2-methoxy-6-polyprenyl-1,4-benzoquinol methylase, mitochondrial-like → MALRTCSKNLGSKLSCMLTRTSLLHSHATSFGFKQVPEDEKSKLVGNVFSSVASSYDLMNDLMSGGLHKLWKDRLVSKLHPIPGMKYLDVAGGTGDVAFRIFDSINSVSRRTTQGALEGNLDDETQINICDINPNMLSVGKKRAAERGLGDNRSLVWVEGDAEALKFGDGTMDGYTIAFGIRNVTHIEKALSEAYRVLKPGGRFLCLELSHVDVPIFKNLYDYYSFSVIPAVGELVAGDRESYQYLIESIRKFPRQEMFARMVADAGFQKVEYENLVGGVVAIHSGFKA, encoded by the exons ATGGCATTGAGAACATGCTCTAAAAACTTGGGAAGTAAGCTCTCGTGCATGCTAACTCGAACTTCGCTTCTCCATTCTCATGCTACTAGCTTTG GATTTAAGCAAGTACCAGAAGACGAAAAAAGCAAATTGGTCGGTAATGTATTCAGTAGTGTTGCTTCAAGCTACGATCTCATGAACGATTTGATGAGTGGTGGATTACATAAATTGTGGAAAGacag GTTGGTCTCCAAGCTTCATCCAATTCCTGGAATGAAGTATCTTGATGTCGCTGGTGGGACAG gGGATGTTGCTTTCAGGATTTTTGACTCCATTAATAGTGTCAGTCGTAGAACCACACAAGGTGCCCTCGAGGGTAACCTAGATGACGAAACTCAGATTAATATATGCGACATCAACCCTAATATGCTAAGTGTTGGTAAAAAGCGTGCTGCCGAGAGAG GCCTTGGAGACAATCGTTCCCTTGTGTGGGTAGAGGGTGATGCAGAAGCCTTGAAATTTGGAGATGGTACGATGGATGGTTATACAATTGCCTTTGGAATTAGAAATGTTACACACATAGAGAAAGCCCTTTCGGAAGCTTACAG GGTACTGAAACCAGGAGGTAGATTTCTATGTCTTGAGTTGAGTCACGTGGACGTCCCCATCTTTAAAAACTT GTACGACTATTACTCGTTTTCAGTCATTCCGGCCGTAGGAGAGTTAGTTGCAGGTGACCGGGAATCTTACCAGTACTTAATAGAGAGCATCCGCAAGTTTCCTCGCCAG GAAATGTTTGCAAGAATGGTCGCAGATGCTGGGTTTCAAAAGGTTGAATACGAAAATCTTGTTGGGGGAGTTGTTGCCATCCATTCCGGTTttaaggcttag